From a single Anaerolineales bacterium genomic region:
- a CDS encoding ABC transporter substrate-binding protein, with the protein MKKITIITMALAILLSACAPAAQGETVTLRIAVLPIIDTLPMFVAQQEGLFAKHGINVEFVPVASAPERDQILAASQADGTINETLAVMLFNQESIQIQAVRYALRPTANNGHFFIIASGKSGITDVNGLKGVEIGVSQGTVIEYVTERILQAEGFSADEIQTIAVPRIPDRMALLGSGELQAGVLPDPLGALAVGQGGVIVADDSKYPEYGFSIISFRKTVIDANPDAVRAFLAAIEEATELVNADPAKYKNVLSEQNLVPPPLLETYQAPPFPSAGVPTLDEWNDALNWLKEKGILTVDVSYADSVNGSLLP; encoded by the coding sequence TTGAAAAAAATAACCATCATCACAATGGCGCTCGCCATTCTTTTATCGGCGTGCGCGCCAGCCGCACAAGGTGAAACAGTGACATTACGAATCGCCGTCCTGCCGATCATTGACACCTTGCCCATGTTCGTTGCCCAGCAGGAAGGCTTGTTCGCAAAGCACGGCATCAACGTGGAATTTGTGCCCGTTGCCTCCGCGCCCGAACGCGACCAGATTCTCGCGGCAAGTCAGGCGGACGGAACGATCAACGAAACGCTAGCGGTGATGCTCTTCAATCAGGAAAGCATCCAAATACAGGCAGTGCGATATGCGCTGCGCCCCACCGCAAACAACGGGCATTTCTTCATCATCGCATCGGGCAAAAGTGGCATCACAGATGTGAATGGCTTGAAAGGCGTGGAGATCGGCGTCTCGCAGGGCACGGTCATCGAATACGTCACCGAGCGCATTCTGCAAGCCGAAGGCTTCAGCGCGGATGAGATTCAAACCATCGCCGTGCCGCGCATCCCCGACCGAATGGCATTGCTCGGTTCAGGCGAGTTACAGGCGGGCGTACTACCCGATCCGCTGGGGGCGCTGGCGGTTGGTCAGGGCGGCGTGATCGTCGCGGATGATTCAAAATACCCCGAATACGGCTTCAGTATCATCTCGTTCCGCAAAACGGTCATCGACGCGAATCCCGATGCGGTGCGCGCCTTCCTTGCTGCCATCGAAGAAGCGACGGAACTTGTCAACGCCGACCCCGCCAAATACAAAAATGTACTCAGCGAGCAGAACCTCGTCCCGCCGCCATTGCTGGAAACCTATCAGGCGCCGCCTTTCCCCTCCGCGGGCGTACCAACTTTGGACGAATGGAACGATGCGTTGAATTGGCTGAAGGAAAAAGGGATTCTAACTGTCGATGTCTCCTACGCGGATTCGGTGAACGGCTCGCTTCTTCCATAA
- a CDS encoding DUF4147 domain-containing protein, whose amino-acid sequence MFTPERFLTASLSSHPRGGLVTRIIASAFQSVHAGDAVRKFLKMNPLPTAKRSYAFGLGKAACAMTSALADFVQPTDSLIITKHASSLDLEPVTVIEGDHPVPGDSSLAAGRAALDFVSRLTPDDLLVCLISGGGSALMTAPIIPLSELQEITSALLANGARIDEINTLRRHLDLLKGGGLAQAANGARIVSLILSDVVGDPLEAIASGPTAPDPTTVTDAKRVAKLVDVHNNFRETLKPGDPIFDSVQNHIIGSNDIALHAAKEQAEAQGFDTEILYSGLQGEAREVGEMLARELKKQSEKRARPFCLLAGGEMTVTLKGDGTGGRNQELALGAVDVLRDVQDVMLISIATDGEDGPTDAAGAVVTGASAQRAERLGLDAAGYLSRNDAYTYFAELDDLLKPGPSGTNVNDLVFCFAF is encoded by the coding sequence ATGTTCACCCCTGAACGATTTTTGACCGCCTCCCTGAGTTCTCATCCGCGCGGCGGCTTGGTCACGCGCATCATCGCATCTGCGTTCCAATCCGTCCACGCAGGCGACGCCGTGCGCAAGTTTCTTAAAATGAATCCGCTTCCAACAGCAAAGCGGAGCTATGCATTCGGATTGGGAAAAGCGGCATGTGCGATGACATCCGCCCTCGCGGACTTTGTCCAACCGACGGACAGCCTAATCATCACCAAGCACGCCTCATCGCTGGACCTCGAACCTGTCACTGTCATCGAAGGGGATCATCCCGTCCCCGGCGACTCCAGCCTCGCGGCGGGACGCGCCGCGCTGGATTTCGTTTCCCGCCTCACGCCCGATGACCTGCTGGTCTGCCTAATCTCCGGCGGCGGCTCGGCGTTGATGACCGCGCCGATCATCCCGCTTTCCGAATTGCAGGAGATCACATCCGCGTTGCTTGCCAACGGCGCGCGGATTGACGAGATCAACACCCTGCGCCGTCACTTGGATTTGCTAAAAGGCGGCGGACTGGCGCAAGCCGCTAACGGCGCGCGCATCGTCAGCCTGATCCTTTCGGATGTGGTTGGTGACCCGCTTGAAGCAATCGCCTCCGGTCCCACCGCGCCTGACCCAACTACGGTCACAGATGCGAAGCGTGTCGCCAAACTCGTTGACGTTCACAACAATTTCCGCGAGACGCTCAAGCCCGGCGATCCCATCTTTGATTCTGTGCAAAATCACATCATCGGCAGCAATGACATTGCCTTGCATGCCGCGAAAGAACAAGCGGAAGCACAGGGCTTTGATACGGAGATTTTATATTCGGGGCTTCAGGGGGAAGCGCGGGAGGTGGGGGAGATGCTTGCTCGCGAACTCAAAAAGCAAAGTGAAAAACGTGCGCGTCCGTTTTGCCTGCTTGCGGGCGGCGAAATGACGGTCACGCTCAAGGGAGATGGCACAGGCGGACGCAATCAGGAACTGGCGCTCGGTGCGGTGGATGTTCTGCGCGATGTGCAGGATGTCATGCTCATCTCCATTGCCACCGATGGTGAAGACGGTCCCACCGATGCGGCGGGCGCGGTCGTGACAGGCGCATCCGCTCAAAGGGCGGAAAGGCTTGGGTTGGATGCGGCAGGTTATCTGTCCAGAAATGATGCGTACACTTATTTTGCAGAACTGGATGATCTGCTCAAGCCCGGTCCCAGCGGCACGAACGTCAACGATTTGGTCTTCTGCTTTGCGTTTTGA
- a CDS encoding ATP-binding cassette domain-containing protein gives MITISSLTFGYPNHAPLFQNFNLNIQRGETWALLGPSGCGKTTLLYLLAGLRLPDSGRIEIDGDLLTRPRPRNGLILQDFGLLPWETLRSNVELGLRVRKFYGADGKHAPRDFQPRENVTHWLARLGLEHVAEKYPAQISGGQRQRAAIARTLALSPDLLLMDEPFSSLDAVTREDLQSLTLELCREQGITLVIVTHAIEEAAVMGQKILLLGAPPNRTPLVFDNPHAGEKDARDITEWRDLCSRLWQEMQRQAGEA, from the coding sequence ATGATTACGATCTCATCCCTCACCTTCGGCTACCCAAATCACGCTCCGCTGTTCCAGAATTTCAACTTGAACATCCAGCGCGGCGAAACGTGGGCGCTTCTCGGTCCTTCGGGCTGTGGCAAGACCACCCTGCTCTACCTGCTGGCTGGATTGCGCCTGCCTGACAGCGGACGCATAGAAATTGACGGCGACCTGCTCACCCGCCCCCGTCCGCGCAATGGATTGATCCTACAAGACTTCGGATTGCTGCCGTGGGAGACGCTTCGCTCTAACGTGGAGCTTGGTCTGCGCGTCCGCAAGTTTTACGGCGCGGACGGCAAACATGCCCCTCGGGATTTTCAGCCGCGGGAAAATGTCACCCACTGGCTGGCACGCCTTGGGCTTGAGCATGTGGCGGAGAAATATCCCGCCCAAATTTCAGGCGGACAGCGCCAACGTGCCGCCATCGCGCGGACTCTGGCGCTCTCCCCCGACCTGCTATTGATGGACGAACCGTTCTCGTCGCTGGATGCCGTCACCCGCGAAGATTTGCAATCGCTGACGCTCGAACTGTGCAGGGAGCAGGGCATCACGCTGGTCATCGTCACGCACGCCATCGAAGAAGCGGCGGTGATGGGACAAAAGATTCTCCTGCTTGGCGCGCCGCCGAATCGCACACCGCTGGTCTTTGACAATCCACACGCGGGCGAAAAAGATGCGCGGGACATCACCGAATGGCGGGATTTGTGCAGCCGCTTATGGCAGGAAATGCAGCGTCAGGCGGGCGAAGCATGA
- a CDS encoding ABC transporter permease — protein sequence MAGNAASGGRSMKRRDVLLAVLALVIAWQAAAMIVRMPILPAPLTVFTVLMQESQRGLLTHFAVSLWRVTAGMLLSVLIAAPAGLAIGGSKRLNRIFSPIIYLLYPIPKVVFVPVVILFLGIGDVSKITIMVLILFFQIVVLVRDQAAGLAPQLIQSLQSLGAGRRALFRFVYLPASLPAILTALRQSIGTAVAVLYITELSATKYGLGYYIYYNGSTLLNYPAMYAGVIAMSVLGLGMYFSVDWLERKWCGWKFVS from the coding sequence ATGGCAGGAAATGCAGCGTCAGGCGGGCGAAGCATGAAGCGGCGCGATGTGCTTCTGGCAGTGCTGGCGTTGGTCATCGCGTGGCAGGCGGCGGCGATGATCGTCCGTATGCCGATCCTGCCCGCCCCGTTGACCGTATTCACGGTGCTGATGCAAGAATCCCAGCGCGGACTGTTGACCCACTTCGCAGTCAGCCTGTGGCGCGTCACAGCGGGGATGCTGCTCTCGGTGTTGATCGCGGCTCCTGCGGGGCTGGCAATTGGCGGGTCCAAGCGGTTGAACCGCATCTTCTCCCCCATCATCTATTTGCTGTACCCAATCCCAAAAGTGGTTTTCGTGCCTGTGGTGATCCTCTTTCTCGGCATCGGCGATGTCTCAAAAATCACCATCATGGTGCTGATCTTGTTTTTCCAGATCGTGGTGCTGGTGCGCGACCAGGCGGCGGGACTCGCGCCGCAGTTGATCCAGAGCCTGCAAAGTTTGGGCGCGGGGCGGCGGGCGCTATTCCGCTTTGTGTACCTGCCCGCCAGTTTGCCTGCCATTCTTACGGCGCTGCGCCAGTCCATTGGGACGGCGGTGGCGGTGCTGTACATCACCGAACTTTCGGCGACCAAATACGGGCTGGGATATTACATCTACTACAACGGCAGTACACTGTTGAATTATCCCGCCATGTATGCGGGTGTGATTGCGATGAGCGTGCTGGGACTGGGGATGTATTTCAGCGTCGATTGGCTGGAACGGAAGTGGTGCGGGTGGAAGTTTGTATCTTAA